The DNA sequence GATGAGTATAATGCCTTTGAGTTTGGGTTAAGTTTCAACCGGTTTTTCGGAGCGAAATTCCAAAGGAAAAATGCCAGATAACAGGCTGTTGCCTAAATTACCCTTAAAAAGAATTATGCCTATCTGCCAATACAGGTAGGCATTTGTTTGTATTGGAAAATTATACCTGAGGGACAGGAAGCTGCCTTTCTTTTCTATCAGTGTTTGGAAGTCGTTTAATGATAAGGTTTTTCAGCCCACTTTCTGAGTGCAACACTTTTGTTGAAAAGTGATAGCCAATCATGGCACTGAGCATACCCGTAATAACTCCTGCAAATACATCCATATAAAAATGTTGAAGCAAATACATTCGGGAACAGCCGACAAGTATTGCCAGTGTAAATAAGTTAATGGAAGCGCTCCTCGACTTCCATATTAAGGTAAGCAGCATCGCACAAGCAAATGCGGTAGCAGTATGCCCCGAAGGGAACGACATCTTGGAGTGAATATCGATGCCATCCACAAAATGTAAAGGCTCGCTGCCATTAAAAAAGGGCACAGGTCTGAGCATGTCATGTCCAAGTACCCTTTTCCCTAGGTTAACGATTAACGTGCAAATAACTGTAGTAAAAAGGCAGGCAATCAGGTATTGGTATCGCCAAATAAGTAGAATAGGAATAAGCAGCAGTATTATAAAGGCATCACCGAGATAGGTAATATGTTTGAAGAAATAATCCAACACGGGCGTATGCAGCTGGTTGAGGTATAAAACAATGGCACCTTTGGGCAATAGAATCAGCACAGGAGCAAGTAACAGTATTACTGCAAGGATATTTCTTAGCGTTTGTTTAATAGACATATCAGCCTCTGAAAAATTAAGGTTTTTGAATGATTTCTCAGTGGCAAATTAGTAGTGTCAGTTGAATACAAAGTTGTGGTAATGGGAAGGTTACATGACTGTGTTGGGAGCGAATGCAACATTTTCGTTAAGGGATTGCTAAGATGGGAAGTCTAATGTTTATCTAAATTCACAGAAGAAATATCAGCTTCATGTTTAGGTGATATTGGTTTTTTAACTGATTGTATATCAGTGTTGTGTTGTTCTGTGATGAGATAGTTGAGTTGGTTTTGTTTGAAATTTAACACAAATCGTAGAAATAGTTGATTATATTCGAATAATTGAATGCGGCATAACACATGCTTAATTTTGCAGCCGTTTTGATTAAAATACACATACTAATCAACACACAACACAGTGCAGTATTGAAGATGTCATTTCAGAATGGATACAATATTTCTGATCAATACTGTCAAACAAACAGACTTTGAAATGCACAAAATTGAAGAGTTGGTTGCTGGTTACAGTGACCTGA is a window from the Limibacter armeniacum genome containing:
- a CDS encoding phosphatase PAP2 family protein, producing the protein MSIKQTLRNILAVILLLAPVLILLPKGAIVLYLNQLHTPVLDYFFKHITYLGDAFIILLLIPILLIWRYQYLIACLFTTVICTLIVNLGKRVLGHDMLRPVPFFNGSEPLHFVDGIDIHSKMSFPSGHTATAFACAMLLTLIWKSRSASINLFTLAILVGCSRMYLLQHFYMDVFAGVITGMLSAMIGYHFSTKVLHSESGLKNLIIKRLPNTDRKERQLPVPQV